The genomic region GAAGCTGCATCAACCGAAATGGAATGGTAATTGGGCCGCCCTATTTTCAAAAGCTGCTCTTGGGTTAGCTCGGATCCTACTTTTTTCTTTCCTTTGAAATCATCATAATTACCGTTATACGCCTTTTTTGCAGCATCGAATGTTGAAAACGATTTGTACTGTGCGCCCCTGTAACCGCTAATGGCCGCTTTACAATCGTTCCAGGTAGTGTAAATACCAGGGCGTTTTCCTTTCCATACGGTATAGAATTTTTCTTTTTTCGCCATTAGCTCTCAAAAAGAAGTTTTTCAATGGTTTTGGGAAAGTGTTTATATTCCAGGTCATGTACCTTTGCCGCTATACTTTCCGGGGTATCTTTTTGTGATACTCCGGTTTTGGCTTGGAATATGGCCCCACCTTCGTCATAATGTTCGTTTACATAATGAATGGTAATCCCCGTTTCGGTTTCTTCATTGTTCTTTACCGCTTGGTGAACATGCATGCCGTACATGCCTTTTCCACCATATTTTGGCAAAAGCGCGGGATGTATGTTAATAATCTTATTCGGGAACGCCGCTACAAATTTTTTGGGTATTTTCCAGAGGAAACCGGCAAGGACAATGAGATCGGGCCGCATCGTTTTTAAGATGTCAAGAACGCAGTCGGTCTTCGAAAAAGCATGTCTATTAAAAAACAAACCATTGATATTTAAGTGATCACACCTATCTAAAACTTTGGCATCGCTTTTGTTAGTGAGTACACCGGCGACCATGACCTTGGGATTATCCTGAAAGTAACGTACTATGTTTTCAACATTTGAACCAGAACCAGAGGCAAAAAGTACAATACGTTTCATCGACAATCAAATAGAGTTATGCGCAGAAAATATTTGGAACGAAAATACCACTCTTGTACTTAATTTTAGTAAATTACAATACATTTTAACGTGAATACGTGTATTTAAACCAAAGTTTTTTATTTTTGCCAACAATTTAAATTTTTAAAACAGATATTATTATGTCAGACATTGCATCAAGAGTAAAAGCTATCATCGTTGATAAATTAGGAGTTGATGAAAACGAAGTCGTAGCCGAAGCTAGCTTTACCAATGACCTAGGAGCGGATTCCTTGGACACCGTTGAACTTATCATGGAGTTCGAAAAAGAATTCGATATCCAGATTCCTGATGATCAAGCCGAAAATATTGCAACTGTTGGCCAAGCCATAAGTTATATAGAAGAAGCGAAGTAATTTTATGTTATTTTGCTCAAGGTGACAAATTATCCATGTGGTAACCATGCTGCATGGATAATTTTTTTTAATTTACACTTAGCTTAGTACTAAACATAAAATCAAAGTTCAATGCAGTTAAAGCGAGTCGTGGTTACTGGTTTGGGAGCCTTAACCCCTATTGGTAATACTATTGAAGAGTACTGGAACGGTCTGGTAAACGGTAAGAGCGGTTGTGCGCCGATTACATATTACGATACCGAGAAATTCAAGGTAAAGTTCGCCTGTGAACTAAAAAATTACGATGCGGCTGATTTCTTTGACAGAAAAGAAGCGCGCAAACTCGATAAGTTTGCCCAATATGCCTTGGTTTCTTCCGATGAAGCCATAAAAGATTCTGGATTGGATGTTGACAAACTAGACAAATTTCGTGTCGGTGTCATTTGGGGCGCTGGTATAGGAGGTTTGGAGACGTTTCAAAACGAGGTGATGAATTTTGCCCAAGGTGATGGCACGCCAAGGTTCAACCCATTTTTTATTCCAAAAATGATTGCGGACATTGCGCCGGGCAATATCTCGATCAAACATGGTTTTATGGGGCCAAACTATACCACGGTTTCTGCTTGTGCCTCTTCTGCCAATGCCATATTCGATGCCCTTAACAGTATTCGTTTGGGCCACTGCGATGTAGTCGTTACCGGAGGCAGCGAAGCTGCCGTAACCATTGCGGGAATGGGCGGTTTTGGGGCAATGCATGCACTTTCGACCAGAAATGACAGTCCAGAAACGGCCTCTAGGCCTTTTGATGCGACCCGAGACGGATTTGTGTTGGGCGAAGGTGCCGGAGCATTGATTTTGGAGGAATATGAGCACGCAAAAGCAAGAGGGGCCAAAATATATGCGGAGTTGGCCGGAGGCGGACTTTCGAGCGATGCCTACCACATGACGGCCCCGCATCCCGACGGTATAGGTGTTGTTCGGGTTATGGAAAATTGTCTCAACGATGCCGGCCTTAAGCCAGAAGACATTGACGCCATAAACACACACGGTACATCTACCCCTTTGGGTGACGTTGCCGAACTAAAGGCCATATCCCAAGTATTCGGTGAGCACGCCCACAACATAAATATAAATTCCACAAAATCCATGACGGGCCATTTACTGGGTGCAGCAGGTGCCATTGAGGCCATTGCGTCAATACTGGCCATGGAACACGGTGTGGTGCCACCGACCATCAACCATACAACGGTTGATGAGAACATAGACCCAAAACTAAACCTTACCCTTAATAAGGCCCAAAAAAGAGAAGTCAACGTCGCCATGAGCAACACGTTTGGTTTCGGGGGTCACAATGCGTGTGTAGTATTTAAAAAAATCAGTTAAGTTTCATATGAATTTTGCCTCCAATATATTCAATTCCCATTCTAAGGAGGATGGGGATTTTTTTTTGGGGATGACACGTATTCTTGGTTTTAAGCCCAAAAATCTCAAAGTTTACAAAAAAGCCTTTCTGCACAGGTCAGCCAATAAAAAGGATGCAAAAGGCAATCCTATGAATTATGAACGGTTGGAATTTTTGGGAGATGCCATGCTTGGAACAATCATCTCAAGGTATTTGTACAATGAAGTCCCTAGTGGCGATGAAGGGTATTTGACCAAGATGCGCTCTAAAATTGTAAGTAGGGAGCATTTGAACGAACTAGGCAAAGATCTTGATTTGATCAAATATGTAGAAAGTAGAATACCCAAATCCCATTTTGGGGACAATATTCACGGTAATGTTTTTGAAGCTTTGGTAGGGGCCATTTATTTGGATAGAGGCTATAAATACTGCCAAAAATTTATTGATGAACGGGTAATTGAGCCTTATGTTGATATTGAGCAACTGGAAGGTAAGGTCATAAGCTATAAAAGTTTAGTGATAGAATGGTGCCAAAAGCAGAAAAAAAGTTTTCATTACGATGTGTATGAGGACACAGGTAACGACACTGTCAAACATTTTGCGGTCAAACTTTCCATAAATAAAAAAATAGTGGCCAAAGCGCGGGCCACTTCAAAAAAAAAGGCAGAGGAAAGAGCGTCAAAACGAGCTTTTTTCGCACTACAGAACCGTATGGATAAGGAATAATATCCTAAAAAAGATATCTCTAACGTTTTCGTAACCCTAACATAGCCTAATATACACGGGGTGTACTAGGCTAGGTGCGTTATTAATTATATATTTACGGCTTGGCTATTAGTATGGCGGCAATACTCAAAATTTCGGATGATTTTTACGAGGACACATTTACGTTAATTGCCCTTCACAGCAGTTTGGAAGATTTTGCATTAGCTTACAGATTAAACCTTTTTTTGAAATCCAACTTTAAAAGATGCCGTTTAGATTTGGACATATCCCAAAACATCTCCTTTCCGATTTTTGAATGGAAAAATTTGGATACCGATGGTTATTGGACCCTGATCGCCAATCATAGTTTTACACAGGACAATACAGTTCAAGAGAGTCTTTTTCAAAATGAACCCTCTTACACGGCACATTTTTTATTGCCGGAATATAAAGATGTGGATTATTTTTTGAAGATTGAAGAGGACAACGTAAAAACAGAAAAACCGATAGTGGAAGCCGTACTGAAAATGCCTGAGATAGTTACGGCATACAGTATACAGACCAACACGATAAAGTCTATAAATAACTTAATATATTAAAGAATGCCAACGAAGAAAAAGACAAAAATAGTAGCTACCCTAGGGCCGGCCACTAGCAAAAAGGAAGTCTTAAAAAGTATGATGCAAGCAGGAGTGGATGTCTTTAGAATTAATTTCTCCCATGCTGACTATAACGATGTTAAAGAACGTGTTTCCATGATTCGCGAACTCAACGAGGAAATGGGAACGAATACCTCTATTTTGGCCGATTTACAAGGCCCTAAACTTAGGGTAGGTGTCATGGCGGGAGAGGTAGTGGTCGCACCTGGCGATGAGATAACGTTCGTAACGGGAAACCCGTTTGAGGGTACTGCGGAACGAGTATATATGAACTATACCAATTTTCCCAAAGATGTAAAGGCCGGCGAGCGTGTTTTGTTGGATGACGGAAAACTCATGTTCGAAGTGATTTCGACCAATAGCGAAACAGAAGTAAAGGCAAAAGTGATACAAGGCGGGCCTCTTAAATCAAAAAAAGGAGTTAATTTACCCAATACCAATATATCTTTGCCGGCCCTTACGGAAAAAGACGTCAAGGATGCCATTTTTGCCGTTTCCCTTGAAGTGGATTGGATTGCCCTTTCGTTTGTTCGTTTTAGTCAAGACTTGATAGATCTTCAAAATATCATAAAAGAACATTCCGAGCATAAAATACCCATTATTGCCAAAATTGAGAAACCCGAGGCTGTAGAAAACATAGATAAAATCGTTGCCTATTGTGATGGTTTAATGGTGGCCCGTGGAGATTTGGGCGTAGAAGTTCCCGCACAGGAAGTACCATTAATACAAAAACAATTGGTATTGAGGGCCAAAAAGGCCAGAATTCCCGTAATCATTGCTACCCAAATGATGGAAACCATGATTACTAGCCTTACCCCTACACGTGCTGAGGTCAACGATGTTGCCAATTCGGTTATGGACGGTGCCGATGCCGTTATGCTTTCCGGAGAAACCTCGGTAGGGAATTATCCCGTACAGGTCATCGAAAAAATGTCCAGTATTTTAGAAAGCGTAGAAAGTTCAGAACTTATAAAAGTACCGCATGACCCACCTCATATAAAGACGAACCGGTATATTACAAAAGCGATATGTTTTCATGCTGCCACCATGGCCAACGAAATCAAGGCCAAGGCCATTTCTACCTTGACCAACAGCGGCTATACGGCCTTTCAGATATCGGCTTGGAGACCCAGTGCGCATATTTTGGTTTTTACGTCAAATAAAAGAATACTAACACAATTGAATCTTTTATGGGGGGTAAAGGCATTTTATTACGACAAATTCGTATCTACCGATGAAACCATTGAAGATGTAAATAAAATAGCTTGCCAAAAAGGCTTTTTGGACGTTGGTGATATGTTGATCAGTCTCGCTGCAATGCCCATAAAAGATAAAGGCATGGTCAACACATTAAGGGTGACCGAAATCGAGAGCTGTAATTTTTAAAGCGCATATCAATAAAGAAAACAGTATAGTATAAAAAAATCCCGATGGTTTTAACCATCGGGATTTTTCTTACAAAACAAACACTTAAGCTACTTCTTTTTCATAGGCGATAAAGTTGACCACTTTACCTTTTTCGTTAAAGATAGGTTCGGCTTTTATCCAACAATTGTAAATGCTACCATCTTTGCGATAATTAACAACGGTAGCCTCAAAAGGTCTTGATTCCTTGATAGCCTTGGATATATGTTTTTGGGTTTCTCTACAAGTTTTTTCTCCTTGGAACATTTTTGGACTCTTACCCAAAATCTCTTGGGGCGTGTACCCGTTCATGCCAGAAATGTTATTGGTGGCGTGCACTATGTTAAGCTTGGCATCTGTAATGACTATAATTTGCTCATCTTGGATTAAATTTTCCTCGATTGGGGAGCTGTATGACCATCTATTTTCACTTGCCAAATGCCTAATGGCCACTAGGTCGTTGTAATTTTTACATAACGTATCAAAATAGGGCCCAAACAAATCCCAAGACGTAATGGGTAATCCTGTAATATTTTGTGACATGTAATATTTATGCGCTGCCCTATCGTAATTTTTTATTTCGCTCATTCGTAATATCTTAGTCTAACTGTCATACAAAGAATACAATGCATATTCTTTTTCAAAGCAATTTTGATTAAAATTAAAAAAAGCAGGTAAGGCGTTAAAATATATGGGAATGATTAACATTTTTGTTTAAAAAATACCTGTTTTATAGTACTTTACAATCTGTAAGCATAAACAAAAATTATAGACTAAACAGTCGTATCGATCATAATTTTATCTTTTTCAGGCATGCATTTTGAGTTTCATGATTCTAAGTTGGGTTCTTTGTTCGGGTTTACCGATGATATCAAAAAGAACGAAAACAGATTTTCTTCATTGGCCGGAAACATCAATATTTTATGGAACAGGAATCAAGCATCCACTTTTATCTTGATTGATAATCTATCAGTTGAATTAAAACCCAATCAATTAATTACCACTACATACCTACAGCATGTTACTTACGGGAATACGGCGTTACCACTAACTGCCTTTTTGTTCAATAGGGAATTTTATTGTATTCGCGACCACGACAGTGAAGTCTCTTGCAATGGGATACTTTTTTTTGGAACGCAGGATTTACCTATTGTAACCATACCGGTAGAGCAAGAACGCAAGTTCAATACGCTTTACGATGTTTTTTTGGACGAATTTTCGACCTCGGACAAAATACAGGGCGATATGCTGCAAATGTTGTTGAAGCGGCTCATTATTATCTGCACACGCTTAGCGAAAGCGCAACATATTTCGAAAGCAATGAACAATGAGCAAATAGATGTTGTTCGTAAATTTAATGTTTTGGTAGATACGCATTACAGGACCAAACGTAAAGTAAGCGATTATGCCGAAATGCTGTACAAGAGCCCAAAGACATTGTCCAACTTATTTGCTCTGTACAATCAAAAATCGCCGCAACAGATAATTCTGGAACGTTTGGCCCTAGAAGCAAAAAGACTCATGAACTTCACCGATAAGCAAAATCAGGAAATAGCGTACGAACTGGGCTTTAACGATCCGGCCCATTTTAGTCGATTTTTTAAGAAAATGACCGGATATTCCCCTTCACAATACAGGGAAACGGCAACAATTTCCCCTTAGCGGGAAATTTCTACAAGCGGTCGGGCAATACCTCCTAACAAATACCCTCTTCCCCGTCGCATCTTTGCCTTGTAACTAATAAAACAAGAAAGATGAAGGCAAAACACACATCTATTTTCAATTTAATAGAAATATTTAGGCAAACGAAAAGGTCAACGGCCAATACGATCAGTCCCGAGACCCATTGCGAACAAAAGCATCATCACGATTTTTATTGTGATGCCGAGAAACCATTTATATCCATTTAATCATTACATATTAATCCGTCATCAAAGCAAAGGCTTGTATCACACATATTTATGCCTTAGTGAAAAATGACAATAAAATCCAAAAGTATTATGAGCACATTCAATGTACCAACAAGAGAAGAAGTAACGGCCAACAACCAAGCAATTTTTGACAACTTGGAGAAAGCACTGGGCTTTGTACCCAACCTTTATGCTACCTATGCACATTCAAAAAATGCCTTGGAAAATTACTTGGCCTTGAGCAATGCCAAGACATCATTGAGCGCTAAACAAAAAGAAGTGGTAAACCTAGCGGTAAGCCAAGTGAACAATTGTACGTACTGCTTGTCGGCACATACGGCCATAGGGAAGATGAACGGATTTACCGATGCCGAAATACTTGAGTTAAGGGCTGGAAAAGCATCTTTTGACCATAAATTGGACGCCTTGGCAAAATTGGCCAAAAATATAACCGAAAACAGGGGAGCTACCGATTCAGAAGTGGTGTCCAATTTTTTAAACGCAGGATGGACCAGGGAGAATTTGGTAGATACCATTGTCTTGGTAGGCGATAAGACCATTTCTAACTACTTGCACAAAACCACCGATGTACCGGTTGATTTTCCACAAGTACGATCATTGGAAGAAATTACGGCATAAAAAAGGCGAACACCATCCGCTCAAGTATGGTCAATAAGTAACAATTAGTAAAAACAATAAGATTTCTCCCTACAGTTTATCATGAACAAAAGCGAGGGGTTGAAACAAAAATTAAATTCAAAAATCATGAAAAAAGTAATTACAGTATTGGTAGTGGCATTGGGAACGGTATTTTCAGTAAATGCCCAAGACAAAATGATGAAGAAAGACAATATGATGAAAGCGGCCCAGGAGACCATAGCATTGGAGCAGACCCCCGGGGAGTTTGCCCAAAAACAAATTACCGTACCAGAAGGTACATACGTATTTGAAATTACGAACAACGCTGTTGGTCATGACGTGGGGTTTGTTCTCGTAAAAAAGGGGGATGATATTTCCAAACCGGAAAATCATATTCAAACCGCATATGTTACCGAGGTCGTGGCTACAGGCAAAACACAAAAATCAAATCCGACAAAATTGGAAAAAGGCGAGTATGTGTATTTTTGTCCAATGAACCCAACTTCAACCGATAACACGTTGATAGTGAAATAAAGTGTTAAGTGTTTTGATATTTAAGCTGGGACTCCCCTGTAGACTTTTTTCTATAGGGGGGTCTTTATTAAAAATCAAATTTCAACTGTACCGATATGGTTTCCTTTTCTGTTTTGGGCTTTTCTTTTTTCTCGGTATTTAAATTGGCCAATGAGATTCCTAAAAGGCGAACGGAATTTTGTAGTTCTTCTTGATATAACAGTTCTTTGGCAGTCTCCAGAATCAAACCCTTATCGGCAATAAAATAAGGTAAGGTTTTGCTGCGGGTATTGAGTGTAAAGTCACTGTACTTAATTTTTAACGTAACCGTTTTCCCCGCAATATCAGATTTTTTCAAGCGGCGTTCCAGTTCTTTCGCGATATGGTCAAGGCGTTCCAGCATAAAAATCTCACTACTCAGATTTTCGTTAAAAGTGCGTTCCGCTCCTACCGACTTCGGTATTCTATGTGGCTTAACGGCACTGGTGTGAATACCGCGGACCACATGGTAATAGTAAGTACCGCTTTTCCCGAACGTTTCCGTTAAAAATTCCAAAGATTTGCTTTTTAGGTCCTTACCTGTAAAAACACCCAGTTTGTACATTTTTTCCGCAGTGACCTTCCCTACACCGTAAAACTTTCGAATGTCCAAATCTTCTAAAAATTGAATGACCTCTTCGGGGTTTACCGTTTTTTGACCATTGGGCTTATTGATATCACTGGCTACCTTTGCGATAAATTTGTTTATAGATATTCCAGCAGAGGCATTTAACCCCGTTTTTTCTAAAATACGTTGACGTATTTCTTTTGCGATAAGTGTCGCAGACGGATTTCCCTTCTTGTTAACGGTCACATCCAGATAGGCCTCATCCAAGGATAGCGGTTCGACCAAGTCGGTATAATCATAAAATATTTTGCGAATGGTCTGCGAGATTTCTTTATAGCGATCAAAACGGGCCTTTACAAAAATTAGGTCGGGACAGTTGCGCTGGGCGATTACACTGCTCATGGCACTACGCACCCCAAATTTACGGGCTTCATAACTTGCCGCTGCCACAACACCTCTCTTGGACTTACCGCCCACGGCAATGGGTTTTCCCCGAAGTTCAGGATTGTCCAACTGTTCTACAGATGCATAAAAAGCATCCATATCCACATGTATGATTTTTCGTAACGGCAAATCGTTGTACATACTACAAAATTACGGTATATTTAATTTGATGGAACAATACAGGAAAACGGCCATTATTCTTGGAGCAACCGGTCTCACGGGGCGGTTCTTACTTCGGCTTTTGATAAAGGATGATCGTTACAAAAAAGTTGTGCTATTTTCCCGTTCCAAGACTGAAATAAAGGATGCTAAAATTGAGGAGCACCTTGTTGATGTGCTACATCTTGAAAAATATAAAACCGATTTTATTGCAGACGAGGTTTTTTGTTGCGTAGGCACTACTAAATCAAAAACGCCGGACAAGAAGAAGTATCACAGTATAGATTATGGAATCCCTATTACGGCCGCAAAGCTTTGTAAGGAAAACGGGATAGGTACCTTTATCGTAATTTCTGCAATGGGCGCGAATAGTGACAGCTCTATTTTTTATAACCAAGTAAAAGGGGAAATGGAAAATGATTTGTTAAAACTACAAATTCCAAAGACACATATTTTAAGACCATCTTTAATCGTAGGAAATAGGAACAAAAGGCGAACGGGCGAATGGTTGGCAAAACAGATATTTAAAGTGCTAAACTTTTTTTTGATCGGGCCTTTGAAAAATTACCGATCTATTCACTCAAAAGTTATAGCAAGGACTATGGTGTTTTTGGCCAACTGTGATATCGAGAAGTTAATTATACAGTCAAACGAAATAAAAACGATAAGTAGCGGTGATTGAAATAGAACGTAAATTTTTGGTAAAATCCGAGGCATATCAGGCAGTAGCAACTTCAAAAACCAGAATCGCACAGGGTTTTTTAAATACCGAGGCTGAAAGAACGGTTCGGGTTCGTATTAAAGACAATCAAGGGTTTATTACGGTAAAAGGGAAGTCGAATGCAACAGGCACTTCAAGATTTGAATGGGAAAAGGAAATCTCTTTTTCCGAGGCCACTGATCTTATCGATTTATGCAAACCCGTAATATTGGAAAAGATTAGATACGAAGTTCCTTTTGCAAATCATCTATTTGAAGTAGACCGGTTTTTAGGGGAAAATAAGGGTTTGGTTATTGCCGAGGTAGAACTCGCTCATGAAGACGAACATTTTGAAAAACCACAATGGTTGGGTAAGGAAGTTACGGGAGATGTACGGTATTATAATTCCCAATTGAGCAAAAAGCCCTTTGCCGAATGGTAGGTTTTTTGTGAACGGTCGTTTTTTCTTAACGATTATTGTATGGTAACAATTAGTTCTGTGATAAACCCATCTGTTTCAACGACTAGGTTACTACTATTTTCATAGATAGCGTTATTCACATCAAAAAAAGGACCACAGCATTCATTTCTTGAATCTCTCCTGTCAAGGTCTAGTATCAATACATCCGTTCTTGATTCTGAAAGCTTTATTTCATAAATATTATCACCTTGTTGACCAGCGGTTTCAAAAAGGATTTTATTGTCTTCGGATGCGTTAAAACTTAATTGATCGCCATTTTTTGATACCATAATGTCATTAATGGTATAAGTGCCGTTTTCAATTAAATTATTTCCGTCACCATCAACAAATGTGATAGAAAAAGTTTGAAAGGCACAGTCGACCAATGAACAATCGATAGACTCAACTTCTCTGCAAGAAATTAAAAAAAGGAACAAGAGAGCAATAGATATTACATTTATTTTCATGTCCTCAAGATGTAATCATTAAAAAAGGGTTGCGAATTATTCGGATTTAATTATAATAAAGGCAACGATTCCTTAGAGAATTCAAAAAGCACCAAAATCAAAGCAATGAATATCTTATTGGCTTTCTTATTTTTTAATTGAAGAGATCTATTTTGTTTCGCTATCATCTCTAAGTCATAATCATTATGCTCAAAAACCTATCGCAATCTCATAAGAACCAAGTTGAAAATCTGGACTTCTCACTTTGCAGGAATGTGAATTACGAACATGATATTTTTTAAAAATCCGGAAACGAATTTATTTTGCAAGAACCCCTTCTTTTTCAATCATAGGTATGGTTGATAGCCTACTTTCAGAAACACTCCCCTTTGTGAACTCAA from Costertonia aggregata harbors:
- the purN gene encoding phosphoribosylglycinamide formyltransferase, which produces MKRIVLFASGSGSNVENIVRYFQDNPKVMVAGVLTNKSDAKVLDRCDHLNINGLFFNRHAFSKTDCVLDILKTMRPDLIVLAGFLWKIPKKFVAAFPNKIINIHPALLPKYGGKGMYGMHVHQAVKNNEETETGITIHYVNEHYDEGGAIFQAKTGVSQKDTPESIAAKVHDLEYKHFPKTIEKLLFES
- a CDS encoding acyl carrier protein, encoding MSDIASRVKAIIVDKLGVDENEVVAEASFTNDLGADSLDTVELIMEFEKEFDIQIPDDQAENIATVGQAISYIEEAK
- the fabF gene encoding beta-ketoacyl-ACP synthase II, which gives rise to MQLKRVVVTGLGALTPIGNTIEEYWNGLVNGKSGCAPITYYDTEKFKVKFACELKNYDAADFFDRKEARKLDKFAQYALVSSDEAIKDSGLDVDKLDKFRVGVIWGAGIGGLETFQNEVMNFAQGDGTPRFNPFFIPKMIADIAPGNISIKHGFMGPNYTTVSACASSANAIFDALNSIRLGHCDVVVTGGSEAAVTIAGMGGFGAMHALSTRNDSPETASRPFDATRDGFVLGEGAGALILEEYEHAKARGAKIYAELAGGGLSSDAYHMTAPHPDGIGVVRVMENCLNDAGLKPEDIDAINTHGTSTPLGDVAELKAISQVFGEHAHNININSTKSMTGHLLGAAGAIEAIASILAMEHGVVPPTINHTTVDENIDPKLNLTLNKAQKREVNVAMSNTFGFGGHNACVVFKKIS
- the rnc gene encoding ribonuclease III, with amino-acid sequence MNFASNIFNSHSKEDGDFFLGMTRILGFKPKNLKVYKKAFLHRSANKKDAKGNPMNYERLEFLGDAMLGTIISRYLYNEVPSGDEGYLTKMRSKIVSREHLNELGKDLDLIKYVESRIPKSHFGDNIHGNVFEALVGAIYLDRGYKYCQKFIDERVIEPYVDIEQLEGKVISYKSLVIEWCQKQKKSFHYDVYEDTGNDTVKHFAVKLSINKKIVAKARATSKKKAEERASKRAFFALQNRMDKE
- a CDS encoding IPExxxVDY family protein; this encodes MAAILKISDDFYEDTFTLIALHSSLEDFALAYRLNLFLKSNFKRCRLDLDISQNISFPIFEWKNLDTDGYWTLIANHSFTQDNTVQESLFQNEPSYTAHFLLPEYKDVDYFLKIEEDNVKTEKPIVEAVLKMPEIVTAYSIQTNTIKSINNLIY
- the pyk gene encoding pyruvate kinase, which encodes MPTKKKTKIVATLGPATSKKEVLKSMMQAGVDVFRINFSHADYNDVKERVSMIRELNEEMGTNTSILADLQGPKLRVGVMAGEVVVAPGDEITFVTGNPFEGTAERVYMNYTNFPKDVKAGERVLLDDGKLMFEVISTNSETEVKAKVIQGGPLKSKKGVNLPNTNISLPALTEKDVKDAIFAVSLEVDWIALSFVRFSQDLIDLQNIIKEHSEHKIPIIAKIEKPEAVENIDKIVAYCDGLMVARGDLGVEVPAQEVPLIQKQLVLRAKKARIPVIIATQMMETMITSLTPTRAEVNDVANSVMDGADAVMLSGETSVGNYPVQVIEKMSSILESVESSELIKVPHDPPHIKTNRYITKAICFHAATMANEIKAKAISTLTNSGYTAFQISAWRPSAHILVFTSNKRILTQLNLLWGVKAFYYDKFVSTDETIEDVNKIACQKGFLDVGDMLISLAAMPIKDKGMVNTLRVTEIESCNF
- a CDS encoding PAS domain-containing protein codes for the protein MSEIKNYDRAAHKYYMSQNITGLPITSWDLFGPYFDTLCKNYNDLVAIRHLASENRWSYSSPIEENLIQDEQIIVITDAKLNIVHATNNISGMNGYTPQEILGKSPKMFQGEKTCRETQKHISKAIKESRPFEATVVNYRKDGSIYNCWIKAEPIFNEKGKVVNFIAYEKEVA
- a CDS encoding helix-turn-helix domain-containing protein; amino-acid sequence: MHFEFHDSKLGSLFGFTDDIKKNENRFSSLAGNINILWNRNQASTFILIDNLSVELKPNQLITTTYLQHVTYGNTALPLTAFLFNREFYCIRDHDSEVSCNGILFFGTQDLPIVTIPVEQERKFNTLYDVFLDEFSTSDKIQGDMLQMLLKRLIIICTRLAKAQHISKAMNNEQIDVVRKFNVLVDTHYRTKRKVSDYAEMLYKSPKTLSNLFALYNQKSPQQIILERLALEAKRLMNFTDKQNQEIAYELGFNDPAHFSRFFKKMTGYSPSQYRETATISP
- a CDS encoding carboxymuconolactone decarboxylase family protein, with product MSTFNVPTREEVTANNQAIFDNLEKALGFVPNLYATYAHSKNALENYLALSNAKTSLSAKQKEVVNLAVSQVNNCTYCLSAHTAIGKMNGFTDAEILELRAGKASFDHKLDALAKLAKNITENRGATDSEVVSNFLNAGWTRENLVDTIVLVGDKTISNYLHKTTDVPVDFPQVRSLEEITA
- a CDS encoding cupredoxin domain-containing protein, whose amino-acid sequence is MKKVITVLVVALGTVFSVNAQDKMMKKDNMMKAAQETIALEQTPGEFAQKQITVPEGTYVFEITNNAVGHDVGFVLVKKGDDISKPENHIQTAYVTEVVATGKTQKSNPTKLEKGEYVYFCPMNPTSTDNTLIVK
- the dinB gene encoding DNA polymerase IV, with the protein product MYNDLPLRKIIHVDMDAFYASVEQLDNPELRGKPIAVGGKSKRGVVAAASYEARKFGVRSAMSSVIAQRNCPDLIFVKARFDRYKEISQTIRKIFYDYTDLVEPLSLDEAYLDVTVNKKGNPSATLIAKEIRQRILEKTGLNASAGISINKFIAKVASDINKPNGQKTVNPEEVIQFLEDLDIRKFYGVGKVTAEKMYKLGVFTGKDLKSKSLEFLTETFGKSGTYYYHVVRGIHTSAVKPHRIPKSVGAERTFNENLSSEIFMLERLDHIAKELERRLKKSDIAGKTVTLKIKYSDFTLNTRSKTLPYFIADKGLILETAKELLYQEELQNSVRLLGISLANLNTEKKEKPKTEKETISVQLKFDF
- a CDS encoding NAD(P)H-binding protein, which translates into the protein MEQYRKTAIILGATGLTGRFLLRLLIKDDRYKKVVLFSRSKTEIKDAKIEEHLVDVLHLEKYKTDFIADEVFCCVGTTKSKTPDKKKYHSIDYGIPITAAKLCKENGIGTFIVISAMGANSDSSIFYNQVKGEMENDLLKLQIPKTHILRPSLIVGNRNKRRTGEWLAKQIFKVLNFFLIGPLKNYRSIHSKVIARTMVFLANCDIEKLIIQSNEIKTISSGD
- a CDS encoding CYTH domain-containing protein codes for the protein MIEIERKFLVKSEAYQAVATSKTRIAQGFLNTEAERTVRVRIKDNQGFITVKGKSNATGTSRFEWEKEISFSEATDLIDLCKPVILEKIRYEVPFANHLFEVDRFLGENKGLVIAEVELAHEDEHFEKPQWLGKEVTGDVRYYNSQLSKKPFAEW